From a single Agrobacterium tumefaciens genomic region:
- a CDS encoding MBL fold metallo-hydrolase — MNRRNFFRFSTLGLLAVAGGALFARRSNASAYYSGPISDHFDGVRFFNPGGSPPGNFMGLLKWRFNGERATWPENYPSPFPFAKPESRVDGKNIRVTFVGHASFLIQTAGLNILVDPVWSQRTSPFSFAGPKRVNPPGIRFEDLPPIDLVLLTHNHYDHLDMETLKRLHVAHKPLFITPLGNDAIIRTGVEAARIKVGDWGDVVEAGSVKIHFEPCHHWSARGLNDRSMALWAAFVIEGPGGKIYHIGDTGFHEGLNYHAARKKHGEFRLANLPFGAYEPRWFMKGQHQNPAEAVEGMKLCGAAHVCGHHWGTVQLTDEAVDAPLAALKTALVEQGVEESRFRPMRPGEVFDVPSA; from the coding sequence ATGAACCGTCGAAATTTCTTTCGTTTTTCAACCCTTGGATTGCTCGCTGTGGCGGGCGGGGCGCTGTTTGCCCGCCGTTCGAACGCCAGCGCCTATTATAGCGGGCCGATCTCCGATCATTTCGACGGGGTGCGCTTCTTTAATCCCGGCGGCTCGCCGCCCGGCAATTTCATGGGCCTGTTGAAATGGCGCTTCAATGGTGAGCGCGCTACGTGGCCGGAAAATTATCCGAGCCCTTTTCCTTTCGCAAAGCCGGAAAGCCGGGTTGATGGCAAGAATATCCGTGTCACCTTCGTCGGCCATGCCTCCTTTCTGATCCAGACAGCAGGGTTGAATATTCTCGTCGATCCGGTGTGGTCGCAACGTACCAGCCCGTTCAGCTTCGCCGGTCCCAAACGGGTCAATCCGCCCGGCATCCGTTTCGAGGATCTGCCGCCCATCGATCTGGTTCTGCTGACGCACAATCATTACGACCATCTGGATATGGAAACGCTGAAGCGGCTGCATGTGGCGCACAAGCCGCTTTTCATCACGCCGCTCGGCAATGACGCCATCATCCGCACCGGCGTGGAGGCGGCGCGTATCAAGGTGGGCGACTGGGGCGATGTCGTGGAGGCGGGGTCGGTCAAAATTCATTTCGAACCGTGCCACCACTGGTCAGCCCGCGGGCTCAACGACCGCAGCATGGCATTGTGGGCTGCCTTCGTCATCGAGGGGCCGGGTGGGAAAATCTACCACATCGGCGATACCGGCTTTCATGAAGGCCTCAATTATCATGCTGCGCGCAAGAAACATGGCGAATTCCGCCTCGCCAACCTGCCTTTTGGTGCTTATGAGCCGCGCTGGTTCATGAAAGGCCAGCACCAGAACCCGGCGGAAGCCGTTGAGGGCATGAAGCTTTGCGGTGCCGCGCATGTCTGCGGCCATCATTGGGGTACGGTGCAACTCACCGACGAGGCTGTCGATGCGCCACTTGCGGCGCTGAAAACGGCGCTTGTGGAACAGGGTGTGGAGGAAAGCCGTTTCCGGCCCATGCGCCCCGGTGAGGTTTTCGACGTACCCTCCGCCTGA
- the mtaB gene encoding tRNA (N(6)-L-threonylcarbamoyladenosine(37)-C(2))-methylthiotransferase MtaB, with the protein MSGVEVITFGCRLNTYESEVMRAEAEKAGLNNAVLVNTCAVTGEAVRQARQAIRRVRRDNPHARIIVTGCAAQTEKQTFAEMPEVDAVLGNEEKLKSSSYRALPDFGVSAEEKLRVNDIMSIKATAPQMVKHIDGHVRAFIQVQNGCDHRCTFCIIPYGRGNSRSVPMGAVVDQARRLTESGYCEIVLTGVDATSYGADLPGEPSLGYLAKTLLKQVPDILRLRLSSIDSIEADHHLMDLIADEPRFMPHLHLSLQHGDDMILKRMKRRHSRADAIRFCQDVRSLRPDIAFGADMIAGFPTETEEMFENAATLAEECGISSLHVFPYSPRAGTPAARMPQLDRALVKDRAARLRERGEALKVAQLQNMVGSVQTILVENTGFAHTDNFTLVAAPDLAPRTLAQVAITSHNGKHLNMKLLAANAA; encoded by the coding sequence ATGAGCGGCGTCGAGGTCATAACCTTCGGCTGTCGTCTCAACACCTATGAATCGGAAGTGATGCGGGCGGAGGCCGAAAAGGCCGGGCTGAACAATGCCGTATTGGTCAATACCTGTGCCGTTACAGGTGAAGCGGTACGTCAGGCGCGTCAGGCCATCCGCCGGGTGCGGCGGGACAATCCGCATGCGCGTATCATCGTTACCGGTTGTGCTGCCCAGACGGAAAAACAGACCTTTGCCGAAATGCCCGAGGTGGATGCGGTGCTGGGCAATGAGGAAAAGCTGAAAAGCTCCTCCTATCGGGCGCTGCCGGATTTTGGCGTTTCGGCGGAAGAAAAGCTGCGCGTCAACGATATCATGAGCATCAAGGCGACCGCGCCGCAGATGGTCAAGCATATTGACGGGCACGTGCGCGCCTTCATTCAGGTGCAGAATGGCTGCGATCATCGCTGCACCTTCTGCATTATTCCCTATGGACGCGGCAATTCCCGCTCCGTGCCGATGGGTGCGGTGGTGGATCAGGCGCGCAGGCTGACGGAAAGCGGCTATTGCGAGATCGTGCTGACCGGAGTGGATGCGACCAGCTATGGGGCTGATCTGCCGGGCGAGCCTTCTCTCGGCTACCTCGCCAAGACATTGCTGAAGCAGGTGCCGGACATTCTGCGCCTGCGCCTTTCCTCCATCGACAGTATCGAGGCCGATCATCATCTGATGGATCTGATTGCCGATGAGCCGCGTTTCATGCCGCATCTGCATCTCTCCCTTCAACATGGCGATGACATGATCCTGAAACGCATGAAACGCCGCCATTCACGGGCTGATGCCATCCGCTTCTGTCAGGACGTGCGGTCGCTGAGGCCTGACATCGCCTTCGGCGCGGATATGATCGCCGGGTTCCCGACCGAGACGGAAGAAATGTTTGAAAACGCCGCCACGCTTGCGGAAGAATGCGGTATTTCCAGCCTGCATGTATTTCCTTACAGCCCGCGTGCCGGCACGCCGGCGGCCCGCATGCCGCAGCTCGACCGGGCGCTGGTGAAGGACCGGGCGGCGAGGCTTCGCGAACGCGGTGAAGCGCTTAAGGTGGCGCAGTTGCAGAATATGGTCGGTTCGGTGCAGACGATCCTGGTGGAAAACACCGGTTTTGCCCATACCGATAATTTCACGCTGGTGGCGGCGCCTGATCTTGCCCCGCGCACTCTTGCGCAGGTTGCGATTACCAGCCACAACGGCAAACATCTGAATATGAAGCTTCTGGCGGCGAACGCTGCCTGA
- a CDS encoding DUF2585 domain-containing protein, translated as MTIAEMSASRSRSLRWFGVAAGLLLLQIVILYAMGRIPICECGYVKLFEPGVNTPGNSQHLADWYTPSHIIHGFLFYWFAWLLFRNKPFSMRLSFAVLIEAAWELLENSPIIIDRYRTATMALGYTGDSILNSAMDTVFMALGFLFAARVPVWLTVIIAIFFEIFTGWLIRDNLTLNVVMLVWPLDAIKEWQNALPQM; from the coding sequence ATGACAATTGCGGAAATGTCGGCTTCCCGTTCGCGTTCGCTTAGATGGTTCGGCGTGGCCGCCGGGCTGCTTCTGCTGCAGATCGTCATTCTCTATGCCATGGGCCGTATTCCCATCTGCGAATGCGGTTACGTGAAGCTGTTCGAGCCGGGTGTGAACACGCCGGGCAATTCCCAGCATCTGGCCGACTGGTATACGCCCTCGCATATCATTCACGGCTTTCTGTTTTATTGGTTCGCCTGGCTGCTGTTCCGCAACAAACCGTTTTCCATGCGGCTTTCCTTCGCGGTTCTGATCGAGGCGGCGTGGGAACTTCTCGAAAATTCACCCATCATCATCGATCGTTATCGCACAGCGACCATGGCGCTGGGTTACACCGGCGACAGCATTCTGAACTCGGCGATGGACACGGTTTTCATGGCGCTGGGTTTCCTTTTTGCCGCCCGCGTGCCGGTGTGGCTGACGGTAATAATCGCCATCTTCTTCGAAATCTTCACGGGGTGGCTAATCCGCGATAATCTGACGCTGAACGTGGTCATGCTGGTCTGGCCGCTCGATGCGATCAAGGAATGGCAGAACGCACTCCCGCAAATGTGA
- a CDS encoding septation protein A, which yields MDIESNSKESEKMVAEISPLLKFVLELGPLMVFFFANSRGEWLASTFPVLTEFGGPIFIATGLFMIATAAALTVSWILTRKLPIMPLISGIVVFVFGALTLWLQNDTFIKMKPTIVNTLFGVILLGGLFFGQSLLGYVFNSAFKLTDEGWRKLTLRWGVFFLFLAVLNEVVWRMFTTDTWVAFKVWGTMPITIIFTMAQMPLVMRHSVEPLGKDEK from the coding sequence ATGGATATTGAAAGCAATTCCAAGGAAAGCGAAAAGATGGTGGCGGAAATCAGCCCGCTCCTGAAATTCGTGCTTGAGCTTGGCCCGCTCATGGTTTTCTTTTTCGCCAATTCCCGCGGCGAATGGCTGGCCTCGACTTTTCCGGTTTTGACGGAATTCGGTGGGCCGATCTTCATCGCCACCGGCCTGTTCATGATCGCGACCGCCGCCGCTTTGACCGTGTCCTGGATTCTGACGCGGAAGTTGCCGATCATGCCGCTGATATCAGGCATCGTCGTCTTTGTGTTCGGCGCGCTGACGTTGTGGTTGCAGAACGATACCTTCATCAAGATGAAGCCGACCATCGTCAACACGCTGTTCGGCGTCATCCTGCTGGGCGGTCTGTTCTTTGGCCAGTCGCTGCTCGGTTATGTCTTCAATTCGGCCTTCAAGCTGACGGATGAAGGTTGGCGCAAACTGACGCTGCGCTGGGGCGTGTTTTTCCTGTTTCTGGCGGTGTTGAACGAGGTCGTCTGGCGCATGTTCACCACCGACACCTGGGTTGCCTTCAAGGTGTGGGGCACGATGCCGATCACCATCATCTTCACCATGGCGCAAATGCCGCTCGTCATGCGCCATTCTGTCGAGCCTCTCGGCAAGGACGAAAAATGA
- a CDS encoding chorismate mutase, giving the protein MNNTEVKAQLSEYRQSIDNIDAALVHILAERFRCTKAVGVLKAKYNLPPADPAREEYQIERLRHLAKDANLDPDFAEKFLNFIIKEVIRHHEAIAAEHGGNEKTA; this is encoded by the coding sequence GTGAACAACACAGAAGTGAAAGCCCAGCTTTCCGAATACCGCCAGTCGATCGACAATATCGATGCCGCACTGGTCCACATTCTTGCCGAACGTTTCCGCTGTACCAAGGCGGTGGGCGTGCTGAAGGCAAAGTACAATTTGCCGCCGGCAGACCCGGCGCGCGAGGAATACCAGATCGAACGCCTTCGCCATCTGGCCAAGGACGCCAATCTGGATCCGGATTTCGCCGAGAAGTTCTTGAACTTCATCATCAAGGAAGTCATCCGGCATCATGAAGCAATCGCCGCCGAACATGGCGGTAACGAAAAGACCGCCTGA
- a CDS encoding GGDEF domain-containing protein, with protein MQDNFAYLLPFIMLTFGVVFLFLQRIGHVSARYWGVGYLAAAFGFAAPLVLGGLPFEVQAIISNLLFFSAFFLYGHALLTHFGRPLHTMARLSLVLAAVVLVSFHVFITPDLKRELVIGDLVCALLLAFPVWLVRKRPVTLADRLMVAIASLVVLETLVRIGMLLVMTPNGSMIELSEFFESDYAFYMQLAASIFGFLLALSVLASQISVTVDRHLHAAEHDPLTDVLNRRGFDRRVPDFRNDTPDGAVIACDIDHFKRINDVYGHAAGDIVLIGLSDLLRRNAPEGALVARFGGEEFVVFLPGQTATAAGQLANGMRSNLSSLDWRNRGVASQITASFGVSAVARGDHSIHDAIKRADDSLYAAKRGGRDQVVLEGIRIPAEGPSLRVISKN; from the coding sequence TTGCAAGATAATTTCGCCTATCTTCTCCCCTTCATCATGCTGACATTCGGCGTAGTGTTCCTGTTCCTGCAAAGGATCGGTCATGTTTCGGCGCGGTATTGGGGTGTCGGCTATCTTGCCGCGGCTTTTGGTTTTGCTGCCCCCCTGGTGCTCGGCGGTCTGCCCTTCGAAGTGCAGGCGATTATCTCGAACCTGCTGTTCTTTTCCGCCTTTTTTCTCTACGGCCATGCGCTGCTTACCCATTTCGGGCGGCCGCTCCATACGATGGCACGGCTGTCGCTCGTGCTTGCAGCCGTTGTCCTGGTTTCATTTCACGTTTTCATCACGCCGGATCTGAAGCGCGAGCTCGTCATCGGCGATCTCGTCTGCGCCCTGCTGCTCGCTTTTCCGGTCTGGCTTGTGCGGAAGCGGCCGGTGACCCTCGCGGATCGGCTGATGGTGGCGATTGCTTCTCTGGTGGTGCTGGAAACGCTGGTGCGTATCGGCATGTTGCTGGTGATGACGCCGAACGGCTCGATGATCGAGCTCAGCGAATTTTTCGAGTCGGACTATGCCTTCTACATGCAGCTTGCCGCGAGCATATTCGGCTTCCTGCTCGCGCTTTCCGTGCTCGCAAGCCAGATTTCCGTCACCGTCGACCGGCACCTGCATGCCGCGGAACACGACCCGTTGACGGATGTGCTGAACCGGCGCGGCTTTGACCGACGTGTTCCCGATTTTCGCAACGACACGCCTGATGGGGCGGTCATTGCCTGCGATATAGACCATTTCAAGCGCATCAACGACGTTTACGGCCATGCTGCCGGAGATATCGTTCTCATTGGCCTTTCCGATCTTCTCAGGCGGAACGCGCCTGAAGGCGCGCTGGTGGCGCGTTTCGGCGGCGAGGAATTCGTGGTCTTCCTGCCCGGCCAGACGGCCACGGCTGCCGGCCAGCTTGCCAATGGCATGCGCTCTAACCTCTCGTCCCTCGATTGGCGCAACCGGGGTGTGGCCAGTCAGATCACCGCAAGCTTCGGTGTTTCGGCCGTCGCAAGGGGAGATCATTCCATCCATGATGCCATCAAGCGGGCAGATGACAGCCTTTATGCCGCAAAGCGCGGCGGTCGTGACCAGGTCGTGCTGGAAGGTATACGCATTCCGGCCGAAGGCCCGTCGCTCCGGGTTATTTCGAAGAATTGA
- a CDS encoding DsbE family thiol:disulfide interchange protein, with protein sequence MTQASQDQGSKTKTTGRARYGLALLPLLLFGGFALVAGKMLYDQDVNGLDISAIPSALIGTKAPSLSLPPLEGSNLPALTDAAIKGKLTLVNVFASWCIPCRQEHPLLQELAKDSRITVVGINYKDKQDNALRFLGELGNPFAAIGVDPNGKAAIDWGVYGIPESYLVGADGTILYKKVGPFDARSVERDLLPAITAAAGR encoded by the coding sequence ATGACGCAGGCCAGCCAGGATCAGGGCTCCAAAACCAAGACGACCGGCCGCGCGCGTTATGGGCTGGCGCTGCTGCCGCTTCTGCTTTTCGGCGGTTTTGCCCTCGTCGCCGGCAAGATGCTTTATGATCAGGACGTGAACGGGCTGGATATCAGCGCCATTCCCTCCGCACTCATCGGCACCAAGGCGCCGTCCCTGTCGCTGCCGCCGCTGGAAGGCTCGAACCTGCCGGCGCTCACCGATGCCGCCATCAAGGGCAAGCTGACGCTGGTCAACGTCTTTGCCTCCTGGTGCATTCCCTGCCGGCAGGAGCATCCGCTATTGCAGGAACTGGCGAAAGACAGCCGCATCACCGTCGTCGGCATCAATTACAAGGATAAGCAGGACAATGCGCTCCGCTTCCTTGGCGAACTTGGCAATCCCTTTGCCGCAATAGGCGTCGATCCGAACGGCAAGGCCGCAATCGACTGGGGTGTCTATGGCATCCCCGAAAGTTACCTTGTCGGCGCCGACGGCACGATCCTTTATAAAAAGGTTGGCCCCTTCGATGCCCGCAGCGTCGAGCGCGACCTGCTGCCAGCCATCACGGCCGCAGCCGGCAGATAG
- the dapF gene encoding diaminopimelate epimerase, translated as MADTVEFAKMNGLGNKILVVDMRGRKDMVTPAAAIALNADPATQFDQIMAIHDPRVGGTDAFIDILNCDGTKAQACGNGTRCVVQALSSETGKTSFTFQTVAGILNAVEHEDGMISVDMGLPRFRWSDIPLSEEFHDTSRIELQIGPIDAPILHSPAVMSMGNPHAIFWVDRDPMSFDLERFGPLLENHPMFPEKANITLAQVMSDSALRTRTWERGAGLTLACGSAACAAAVSAARTGRTGRKVTIDVASSPVRVPLVIDWREDNHVIMTGPAEWEWSGTVDPVTGAWSRDAVERGGV; from the coding sequence ATGGCGGATACGGTCGAATTTGCGAAGATGAACGGGCTTGGCAACAAGATCCTCGTTGTCGACATGCGCGGCCGCAAGGATATGGTCACGCCTGCGGCAGCAATCGCGCTCAATGCCGATCCCGCAACCCAGTTCGACCAGATCATGGCAATCCATGATCCGCGTGTCGGCGGCACGGATGCCTTCATTGATATTCTCAATTGCGACGGCACGAAGGCCCAGGCCTGCGGCAATGGAACGCGCTGTGTGGTACAGGCTCTGTCTTCCGAAACCGGCAAGACCAGCTTTACCTTCCAGACGGTGGCGGGCATTCTGAACGCCGTCGAGCATGAAGACGGCATGATATCAGTCGATATGGGCCTGCCGCGTTTCCGCTGGAGCGATATTCCGCTTTCGGAAGAGTTCCACGATACCAGCCGCATCGAATTGCAGATCGGGCCGATCGACGCGCCGATCCTGCATTCGCCGGCCGTCATGTCGATGGGTAATCCGCACGCGATTTTCTGGGTGGATCGTGACCCGATGAGTTTCGATCTTGAGCGGTTCGGGCCGCTGCTCGAAAACCACCCAATGTTTCCGGAAAAGGCCAATATCACGCTAGCGCAGGTGATGTCCGACAGTGCGCTTCGCACCCGCACCTGGGAGCGCGGCGCCGGGCTGACGCTCGCCTGTGGTTCCGCCGCCTGCGCTGCCGCCGTTTCCGCCGCCCGCACCGGCCGCACGGGCAGAAAGGTCACCATCGATGTCGCCTCCAGCCCCGTGCGCGTGCCGCTCGTCATCGATTGGCGCGAGGACAATCACGTCATCATGACCGGGCCGGCCGAATGGGAATGGTCCGGCACCGTCGATCCCGTTACCGGCGCGTGGTCGCGTGATGCGGTGGAGCGGGGGGGCGTATGA
- the ffh gene encoding signal recognition particle protein, with protein sequence MFENLQDRLGSILNGLTGRGALTEADVAAALREVRRALLEADVALEVVRSFTDRVREKAVGAAVLKSIKPGQMVVKIVHDELVEMLGTEGVSIDLHAAAPVVIMMVGLQGSGKTTTTGKIAKRLTDREKKKVLMASLDTRRPAAQEQLRQLGVQTGVDTLPVIAGQSPTDIAARAVQAAKLGGHDVVILDTAGRTHIDEPLMLEMADIKKKSNPHEILLVADSLTGQDAVNLARNFDERVGITGLVLTRMDGDGRGGAALSMRAVTGKPIKLIGIGERMNELDEFHPRRIADRILGMGDIVSLVEKAAENIDAEKARAMAEKMAKGKFDLNDLADQLGQMKKMGGMGGIMGLMPGMAGMKDKMASAGMNDKMFDRQIAIISSMTKAERANPDILKHSRKKRIAAGSGTDAAEINKLLKMHRGMADMMKAMGGKGKGGIMKQMMGGLAGKMGLGGMGGGMPDLSNIDPKQLEALQKQAEAAGLGKPGAMPGLGSLPGGLPGLGGAKLPGLGGMPGLPGFPKKK encoded by the coding sequence ATGTTTGAAAACCTCCAGGACCGCCTTGGTTCCATTCTGAATGGACTGACCGGCCGTGGCGCGCTGACGGAAGCCGATGTTGCCGCCGCCCTGCGCGAGGTTCGCCGCGCGCTTCTGGAAGCGGACGTGGCGCTGGAAGTCGTGCGCTCCTTCACCGACAGGGTGCGTGAAAAGGCCGTTGGTGCCGCCGTCCTGAAGTCCATCAAGCCCGGCCAGATGGTCGTCAAGATCGTGCATGACGAACTTGTCGAGATGCTCGGCACCGAAGGCGTCTCGATCGACCTGCATGCGGCCGCCCCCGTCGTCATCATGATGGTCGGTCTGCAGGGTTCTGGTAAAACCACCACGACAGGCAAGATCGCCAAGCGCCTGACCGACCGCGAGAAGAAGAAGGTGCTGATGGCATCTCTCGACACGCGCCGTCCGGCCGCACAGGAACAGCTTCGCCAGCTGGGCGTCCAGACCGGTGTCGATACGCTGCCGGTCATCGCCGGCCAGTCGCCGACCGATATCGCCGCGCGCGCCGTGCAGGCGGCCAAGCTCGGCGGCCATGACGTCGTCATCCTCGATACCGCCGGCCGTACCCATATCGACGAACCCTTGATGCTGGAAATGGCCGACATCAAGAAGAAGTCCAACCCACATGAAATCCTGCTGGTCGCGGATTCGCTGACCGGTCAGGACGCCGTCAATCTGGCGCGCAACTTCGATGAGCGCGTTGGCATCACCGGTCTCGTGCTGACCCGTATGGACGGCGACGGACGCGGTGGTGCGGCCCTCTCCATGCGTGCCGTCACCGGCAAGCCGATCAAGCTGATCGGTATCGGCGAGCGCATGAATGAACTCGACGAGTTCCATCCGCGCCGTATCGCCGACCGTATTCTCGGCATGGGCGACATCGTCTCGCTGGTCGAAAAGGCCGCCGAAAACATCGATGCGGAAAAAGCCCGCGCCATGGCCGAAAAGATGGCCAAGGGCAAGTTCGACCTCAACGATCTCGCCGACCAGCTTGGCCAGATGAAGAAGATGGGCGGCATGGGCGGCATCATGGGGCTGATGCCCGGCATGGCCGGCATGAAGGACAAGATGGCTTCGGCCGGCATGAACGACAAGATGTTCGACCGCCAGATCGCCATCATCTCTTCCATGACCAAGGCCGAACGCGCCAATCCCGATATTCTGAAGCACAGCCGCAAGAAGCGCATCGCCGCCGGTTCCGGCACGGATGCCGCCGAAATCAACAAGCTTTTGAAAATGCACCGCGGCATGGCCGACATGATGAAAGCCATGGGCGGCAAGGGCAAAGGCGGCATCATGAAGCAGATGATGGGCGGCCTGGCGGGCAAGATGGGGCTCGGCGGCATGGGCGGCGGTATGCCTGATCTGTCGAATATCGATCCGAAGCAGCTCGAAGCGCTCCAGAAGCAGGCTGAAGCAGCCGGTCTCGGCAAGCCGGGCGCAATGCCCGGTCTTGGCAGCCTGCCGGGTGGATTGCCTGGTCTTGGTGGCGCCAAGCTGCCGGGTCTTGGCGGTATGCCGGGCCTGCCCGGCTTCCCGAAAAAGAAGTGA
- the ftsY gene encoding signal recognition particle-docking protein FtsY, with product MALGFIKKVFSFGKDKAETNERPQEDAALVRGNENASFEAALSEAEAHIPVDEDPVSELEMETAGGPVPDEAADATPSEEEDDEDAPLLPGAELSGDMGLVPLSLLQAEAAAEEQAEPLPEAVDAVLDADAMDALLDEAESVDAVDPPVVPQALPKGFSSASEREEPVAEAPQPKLSWFQRLRAGLARTSSQLTTQISALFTKRKLDEDTLDELEDLLIQSDLGVETAMRITGALSSERYGKDVSGEDVARIMAGEITKVLKPVAKPLELDLSHKPHVILVVGVNGTGKTTTIGKLAAKLSGSGLKVMLAAGDTFRAAAIEQLKIWADRTGSQFIGTKLGADASGLAYDAYEQARAEKSDVLIIDTAGRLQNKTELMAELEKIVRVLGKLDPDAPHTVLQTLDATTGQNALNQVEIFRNVAGVSGLIMTKLDGTARGGILVAIAAKHKLPVYFIGVGEGVDDLEPFEAEDFAKAIAGV from the coding sequence ATGGCCCTCGGCTTCATCAAAAAAGTCTTTTCGTTCGGCAAGGACAAGGCCGAAACGAATGAGCGGCCACAAGAGGATGCTGCACTTGTGCGCGGCAATGAAAATGCCTCTTTCGAAGCGGCGTTGAGCGAGGCCGAAGCGCATATACCTGTCGACGAGGATCCGGTTTCCGAACTGGAGATGGAGACGGCGGGCGGGCCTGTTCCGGACGAGGCAGCGGATGCCACGCCTTCGGAAGAAGAAGACGATGAGGACGCGCCGCTTCTGCCCGGGGCCGAGCTTTCCGGGGATATGGGGCTGGTGCCGCTGTCGCTGCTGCAGGCGGAGGCCGCCGCCGAAGAGCAGGCCGAGCCTTTACCGGAAGCTGTCGATGCCGTGCTCGATGCTGACGCGATGGATGCATTGCTCGATGAGGCGGAGTCGGTAGATGCCGTCGACCCCCCTGTAGTGCCACAGGCTTTGCCAAAGGGCTTTTCATCGGCAAGCGAGCGTGAAGAGCCTGTCGCCGAAGCACCGCAACCGAAGCTCAGCTGGTTTCAGCGCCTGCGGGCCGGGCTTGCCCGCACCTCGTCGCAGCTGACCACGCAGATTTCGGCGCTGTTTACCAAGCGCAAGCTGGACGAGGACACGCTTGACGAGCTGGAAGACCTTCTCATCCAGTCGGATCTGGGCGTCGAGACCGCCATGCGCATCACCGGCGCTTTGTCTTCCGAACGTTACGGCAAGGATGTGAGCGGTGAGGATGTGGCGCGTATCATGGCCGGTGAGATCACCAAGGTCCTGAAGCCGGTCGCCAAACCTTTGGAACTCGATCTTTCGCACAAGCCGCATGTCATTCTCGTCGTGGGCGTCAACGGCACCGGCAAGACGACGACCATCGGCAAGTTGGCTGCCAAACTCTCAGGCTCGGGCCTTAAAGTGATGCTCGCAGCTGGCGACACGTTCCGCGCAGCGGCGATAGAGCAGCTGAAAATCTGGGCGGATCGCACCGGCTCGCAATTTATCGGCACGAAGCTCGGGGCAGATGCCTCCGGTCTGGCCTACGATGCCTATGAGCAGGCGCGGGCGGAAAAAAGCGATGTGCTCATCATCGATACGGCCGGCCGTCTGCAGAACAAGACGGAGCTGATGGCTGAACTGGAAAAGATTGTCCGTGTGCTTGGCAAGCTCGATCCGGATGCGCCGCACACCGTGCTGCAGACGCTGGATGCGACGACCGGCCAGAACGCCTTGAACCAGGTGGAGATATTCCGCAATGTTGCGGGTGTTTCGGGCCTGATTATGACAAAATTGGATGGCACGGCGCGGGGCGGTATCCTCGTCGCCATTGCTGCCAAACACAAGCTGCCGGTTTATTTCATCGGTGTGGGTGAAGGCGTTGATGATCTGGAGCCCTTCGAGGCGGAAGATTTCGCCAAGGCCATTGCGGGAGTTTGA